In Granulicella mallensis MP5ACTX8, the sequence ATACTCCGCCAGCACCCCCACCATGTGTGAGTGCAGATAAGGATGGCCATTGCGATACGCTGGCAGCCCCATCGCAAAGCCCACGATGCGGTCCCCGTCGAACGCTCCCAACACCTGACCGCCAATGCGCGAAGCGATCAGAAACATGCGGCGCGGAATCAGATCGCCTTCACTGTAGTTCCAAACTGCAAGTTGCAACTCTACGCAGCGATCGAACTGCTCTAACTCCGTAAGGGATTCAATATGTATTCGTGCCCCTGTCTGTTTCACTCCGTCCAATCCTTCGTCTCCTATGCTTTCGCTTCAGCAACCTTGGCCTGGGCCCACAGCCGTTCTAACTCGTCCGGCTGCATGGCTTCCAGCACGGCAGCCCCACCGGCCTCACGCTCCATCGCCGCAAAGCGTGCGCGAAACTTCGCATTGCTGCGCCGCAACGCCGACTCCGCATCCACCTTCAGATGCCGCGCCAGGTTCATCGCTGTAAACAACAGGTCGCCAAACTCCGCCTCGACATTCTCGCGATGATTCGCCTCGACCTCGACCATCAGCTCCGCGATCTCCTCGTCCATCTTTGCAAACAGCCCGGAGCTATCCGGCCAGTCGAACCCGACCTTCGCCGCCTTGGAGCCCAGCTTGCTCGCTTCCAGCGTTGCGGGCATCGAACGCGGAACATCGTCGAGCATCGATTCAGCCGCTGGCTTGGACTTCTTCTCTTCGAGCTTGATCTGCTCCCA encodes:
- the mazG gene encoding nucleoside triphosphate pyrophosphohydrolase, translated to MLSLCPGSSKLEYVDELKPIGGEETLAETVAALQRAAAIMARLRGPDGCPWDREQTFDTIKRHTLEETYEVFDAIERRAWPDLKDELGDLLLQVLFYAQMASEAGHFDLRDVAENLNAKLIRRHPHIFGDVEAADSNAVLRNWEQIKLEEKKSKPAAESMLDDVPRSMPATLEASKLGSKAAKVGFDWPDSSGLFAKMDEEIAELMVEVEANHRENVEAEFGDLLFTAMNLARHLKVDAESALRRSNAKFRARFAAMEREAGGAAVLEAMQPDELERLWAQAKVAEAKA